Sequence from the Erythrobacter insulae genome:
TCCGAATTTTTCGGGCGTGCGACCCTGATCACGGCTTCTGTCAGAGCCTGCGATCTGGTGGCCAAAGCCGTGCGCGATCTGAGCCAGCGGGAGCATGCCCGACCCACCGATGCCGCAAAAGAAAAAGGGCCGTCCATCAAGGTCCGGCCGGTCGTTCCAGTTATCCATAGGACACGGATATTGGCTTGCGCGGGCACTGACAAGCGAACTAGGTGTAAAGAATGACGAAAATTGCCATTTGTGCCCCTGCCACGCCGATAACCCGCGAACACGCGGACGCCTTGCGCGAGATGGTGGCCGCAGAATTTCCGCAGACGCAGGTCACATTTCATGACCAATGCTTTGTTCGCGAAGGGCATTTCGCGGGAAGTGATCTTACGCGGCTAACCGCGCTGCTCGAGTGCGCCAATGATCCGGCGTTTGACGCGGTTTGGTTCGCTAAAGGCGGGTATGGCTCCAATCGCATCGCCGAAGCCGCCATGGCCCGAATGAACGCTGCTGCGCGTGCGAAAACTTATGTCGGGTTTTCCGATTGCGGGTATTTGCTGGCGGCGTTGTACCGCGCTGGTATCGGGCAGTGCGCGCATGGGTCGATGCCAGTCAGCGCGCGCTCCGCCAATGGTCGCAAGGCTGTGCGCCGGGTTTTGCAATGGCTTAACGGTGACAATACCGGACTGGAGCCGAGCTTGGATGGGGCGACACCGGCAGTCGCGTTTAACCTGATCACACTCGCCATGCTTTCCAACACGCCGATGATGCCGGACCTTTCCGGGCATGTTGTTATGGTCGAGGAAGTCAGCGAGCATCTCTACGCGATTGATCGGCTGTTCTTCCATCTGTCGGGCAGCTTGCCGCGCATCGCCGGGCTTCGGCTTGGTTCGGTAACCGACATTCCGGAAAATTATGTAGAGTTCGGCCAGAGCGAGGAAGATATTGCGCGTTTCTGGTGCGAGCGCGCAGGTGTTCCGTATCTGGGCCGAGCTGAAATCGGTCACACATCTGCCAACAGGGTCGTGCCGTTCGGGCTTGCCAGTCCGCCGGCAGCTTCGTAACCGCCGGGCCTGACAAGGAGTAATTTCATGCGTGCATTCGTGTTTCCCGGACAGGGCAGCCAGAAAGTGGGAATGGGTAGCGAGCTGGCATCAGCCAGCAGCGCGGCCCGTGAAGTGTTTGAAGAGGTCGACGAAGCTCTTGGGCAAAAACTGTCGGAGATTATGCGCGACGGACCTGAGGATCAGCTTACCCTTACCGAAAATGCCCAGCCAGCGATCATGGCCAATGCTATCGCGACACTACGCGTCATGGAAATCGAATTCGGCGTAAAACTGGCGGATCATGGCGCTTGCGTGGCGGGGCATTCTTTGGGCGAATATACGGCGCTATGCGCTGTCGGGGCTTTTGATCTGCCGACGACAGCGCGGCTGCTGAAACTGCGCGGTCAGGCGATGCAAGCAGCGGTTCCTGTGGGCGAGGGCGCAATGGCGGCTTTGCTGGGGGCGGATATCGAAAAAGCCGCCGCCCTGGCCGCTGCGGCTGCCGAAGGGGACGTTTGCGAGATCGCCAATGACAATGACCCGACTCAGGTCGTGATATCCGGCCATAGGAGCGCGATTGAGCGCGCCATCGCTTTGGTCAAAGACCACGGCATCAAGCGCGGGATATTGCTACCGGTATCGGCTCCGTTTCACTGTTCGATGATGCAGCCTGCGGCGGACCGTATGGCTGAGGCCTTGGCGGAAACATCGCCGGGTGATTTGGCATTACCGCTTTTTGCCAATGTCACCGCGAGCAAGGTGAGTGACCCTGAAGAAGAACGCGCTTTGCTGGTCGAACAGGTGACTGGCCGTGTGCGTTGGCGTGAAAGTGTGCTGTCCATGCGTGCTGATGGAGTGGACAGCTTTATCGAGCTTGGCGGGAAAGTGCTTGGCCCGATGATTGGCCGCATTGATAAAGAAGCTGCAGCGTCCAGCCTGATCACGATGGAAGACATCGAAAGTTTTGCCAAGGATGCCGGTTAATGCATTGGATTAAAACACTTTCGCTTGCTGGAGCGGCATTGTCCCTGCCGACTGTTGGCCACGCTCAGACTGCCGATTTGATCGCCTGTATGGAGGGTGGATATTCCGAGGCTGATCAGGCCACGATTGATAGATATGTCAGCGAGTTTTCAATTAACGATGACAGTCTGGCTCAGGCTTTGGGCATGGCGCTTGGCACTCGTTTAGAAGAGTGTGCCGGCCCGGATGCGGAGGAGGAAACCGTTATCCTTCTCGCCCAGCATCGTTTTGCATTGTTGTCGGAAAAGGGGATTGAAGCCTCGCGCCCTGATGTGGTCGAAGTGGTTCGCCGGATCGATACGCTTTTGAGCAATGAAGATCGCGCGCGCTTTATGAAGCTGTTTTCAATAATGGTGTTTGGCGACCCCGAGACCGGCAAACAGAGCGGGCTGAATGAGGAAGACGTCGATTGGTTCAGCAATGTGATCATCGACGAGCCGGTGAACGGCTCGATCGAGCAATCCGAATATATCGGTGCCTATCTTGCTGCGCGCGTTTTGCGAGAAACAGCTTTAGAACAATTGGCACCAGAATAAGAGCGGCAATTCCGAAATTACCCCAAGTCGCTTAGCTTAGTTCGCTTACAAGAAATATCAGAGTCCAGGAGACACCCATGTTTTCACTTTCAGGAATGAACGCTTTGGTCACCGGCGCAAGCGGCGGTATCGGATCGGCGATTGCAATCGCGCTGGCCAAACAGGGCGCGCGCGTCGCTTTGTCGGGTTCCAACGGTTCAAAGCTGCGCGGATTTCGCGAGCAACTGATCGAGGAAAATGGCGGCGATCATGTAGAGATCACCTGCAATCTTTCCGACAGTACGCAAGTTGAAGAATTGATCCCGGCCGCGCTCGATACGATGGGCAGTGTGGACATTCTGGTCAACAATGCCGGGATTACGCGCGATAACCTTGCGATGCGGATGAAAGACGATGAATGGGACGAGGTAATCCGCATCAATCTTGAGGCGACCTTCCGGTTGATGCGCGCCAGTGCCCGGCCGATGATGAAGGCCCGCTTTGGCCGGATCATCAACATTACCAGCGTTGTCGGCGCGACGGGTAACCCGGGGCAGATGAACTACATCGCGGCCAAGGCAGGCGTTACCGGCATGACCAAAAGCTTTGCACAGGAGGTCGCATCGCGCGGGATCACCGCCAACTGCGTCGCACCCGGTTTCATCCGCACAGCCATGACGGCTGCCTTGGATGAAAAGCAAACCGCGGCAATCAACGCCAAAATACCGGCCGGCAAAATGGGCGAGGGCGACGATATCGGAGCCGCCGTAGCCTATCTTGCAAGCCGTGAAGCCGGTTATGTCACCGGTCAGACGCTGCACGTGAACGGCGGCATGGCGATGATGTCATAGGCGCCCGCTTGCTCGATAAGCGGCTGACAGCCCTCGGACGAGGCCTTATCCCCAGACGAGTCTGCAATTCGTATTCCTCGCGGCTTGCCCGTAACGGCCACCGCGCTAAGGTTTCAGGCAAATTCCAGTGCGACCGGGGCGATTCCGTCCCATGTTCGCCATAACGAGGGCACCGGCCCCCACAGAGCGATAGGTAAGCGATGAAGGCTACGATCGAACGCGCGACGCTCCTGCGTTGTCTCTCCCACGTACAATCGGTGGTTGAACGCCGAAACACCATTCCGATCCTGTCGAACGTGCTGATCGATGCCAGTGATGGCGGCAGTGTTAAAGTGATGGCAACCGACCTTGATCTGCAAGTCGTCGAAACGATGGCCGCAGCGTCGGTAGAAAAAGCCGGGGCCATTACGGTCTCCGCGCACCTTTTGTTCGATATTGCCCGCAAATTGCCCGAAGGCAGCCAGGTCAGTCTGGAAACGGCCGATAACCGGATGGAGGTTAAGGCCGGACGCAGCCGTTTCAAACTCCCGACACTGCCGCGTGATGATTTCCCGGTTATTGTCGAAGGCGATCTTCCGACCTCGTTTGAATTGCCCGCGCGCGTTCTGGCAGAGATGGTCGATCGCACCCGCTTCGCCATTTCGACCGAGGAAACCCGGTATTACCTCAACGGCATTTTCCTGCACGTGACCGATGATGATGAGCCGGTGTTGAAGGCGGCTGCGACAGATGGTCACCGGCTTGCCCGTTTCACACTTGACCGACCTGAAGGCGCCGAAGGCATGCCGGATGTGATCGTGCCGCGCAAAGCGGTGGCCGAGCTGCGCAAACTCCTCGAAGAGGCGTTGGACGGGAATGTTCAGGTCGATCTGTCCGCCAGCAAGATCCGCTTTACCCTTGGCGGCGAAGGCGGCGTTGTTCTTACCAGCAAGCTGATTGATGGCACTTTCCCGGATTACAGCCGTGTTATTCCCACAGGAAATGACAAGCTTTTGAAAGTTGATCCGAAACTGTTCTTCCAGGGTGTTGACCGTGTTGCGACGATCGCAACGGAGAAAACCCGCGCCGTGAAGATGGGGCTTGAGACGGATAAGGTCACACTTTCTGTAACATCTCCCGATAACGGAACGGCAACCGAAGAATTGGCTGCGGAATTCAAGTCGGAAGGATTCGAAATCGGCTTTAACGCCAACTATCTGAAAGATATCCTCGATCAGATCGACAGCGACACTGTTGAATTGCATCTCGCCGATGCAGGCGCGCCGACGATGATCCGTCAGGACGAAAACAGCCCCGCGCTGTATGTCCTCATGCCGATGCGGGTCTAATCCCGCCCGGCATATCGGCGTGACAGCGCAGGTCCGCATTTTTGGTACGGTCATTTCGACTTACACCCGCATTGTTCAGATTGCGTGTGAAGAAGCCGGCGTAAGCCACGAAACTATTGCGACTGCTGCGCAATCACCGCAGAACAGGCACCCCTTCGGCAAGGTGCCGGTTGTCGAGATTGATGGCCTTGAGCTGGTCGAAAGCGTTGCGATCGCCAATTACATTGACAATGCGCATAATGGCGGCGCGCTTCAGCCGGCAGATCACGCTGCGCGGGCGCTCAGTGAAAAATGGGTCGCGATTGCCAACAATTACATGTTCCCGTTGTTTGAAAGTGGCCTTGTGATGCCATGGATCATGCACAAAGTCGCAGGCTTCCCGCTTGAACGGGAAAAGATTGACCGGGCACTGCCCAATATCAGCCTCGCTCTCGGGTTCGTTGAAGGTGAAATGCAGCGGGACGGTGCGTGGGCCGCAAACGGTTTCACCATGGCTGACGTGTTTCTCTATCCTGTTCTGCGCGGATTGCAGCTCACACCGCAAGGCGAGGTAGGCATTGCCCAATGCGACAAGATCAGCAGCTGGATGGAAGCGTGCGAAAAGCGTCCCTCCGTCATAGCAACACGGTGGGAAAGCGAGCCGTGATGGGGTAGGGTCTTCTTCAAAGAGGAGAAAGCCCGTGACCATTCAACAAGTCCACGTCAAAAAAGACGAACTCACCCATGCCGATATCGTCCATGTTGAATTAACCGACCTCGCCGAAGGCGCTGTCCGACTTGAGATCGAGAGCTTCTCGGTCACGGCAAACAATATCACCTACGCGGTTGTTGGCGATGGTTTCGGGTACTGGAATTTCTTCCCCGCCCCTGCCGGTTTTGGCATCGTACCGATGTGGGGCCATGCAAAAGTGATCGAGAGCAAACACGAGGAATTCACCCCTGGCGAGCGCGTCTATGGGTATCTTCCGATGGCGACCCATCTGGACGTGCAACCGGGCAAGGTTTCCGCTTCCGGTTTCACAGATATGACCGAATATCGTCAACCGATGAGCCCGATCTACAATCAGTATTCACGGCTTGCGGCGGATCCGGAACATGACGCAGCCCGTGAAGCGGAGCGGATGATTTTTGGACCGCTTTTCAAAACGGGTTTCCTGATCGAGTATTTCATGCGGCAGGAAGACTGGTTCGGGGCTAAGCAGGTGATCCTGACCAGTGCGTCTTCGAAAACAGCGATGGGCCTTGCCAGTGTTGCCCAGCAGAATTCGCCGGGTATCAAACGCATTGGTTTGACTTCCGCGGGCAATATCGAATTCGTCGAAGGCACCGGGCTTTATGACAAAGTGATGTCGTATGAAGAGGTTGGCATGTTGCCAATCGCCGAAAGTGTCACCGTCGATTTCGCTGGTAACGCCGCTTTGCTCGCTAATTTGCACGAGCATTTCTCGGATACGCTCAAATATTCATGCCTCGTTGGCGCGACCCATATCGAAGAGCGCGGCAGCGGCCGGATGACCGATGATCGCGGGCTCCCCGGTCCCAAACCGACATTATTCTTTGCGCCGGATCATGCCGTGTCATTCTTTAAAGAGCATGGTCCGGTTGAAGGTGGTAAACTGGTCGCGAAGGCGTGGCACGGTTTTCTCGGCGCAACAGACGGAACAGTCGAGATCGTCAAACATTCGGGCCTTGATGCCGCGAAGTCGGTCTATCTCGAAATGATTGCTGGCAAGGTTGATCCAGCGAAGGGTATCGTCATCGAGCCGTGAGTGGTTGGCGGCGGAGTTTCACTCCGCCGCTTCGGCCATTTCGACACGTTGAGGCCCGCGGATCAGCCCGCCCGGCGTCTCACCGGTCCATTTGCCGCCGCGAAATGTGACGGCCCCGTTCTTGATTGTGCAGACGTAGCCATCGGCTTTCTGCAGCAACCGTTTTCCGCCCGCTGGGAGATCAAATGCCAGCCATGGGCGGCCAAGTTTGATCGCGTCCATATCAATCACGTTGATATCGGCAAGATAACCCGGTGCGATGATGCCGCGATCCTCCAGACCATAAAGCACGGCGGTGTCGCGGCATTGCCGTTTGATCGCGTTTTCAAGTGTAATCCGATTCCCCCGTTTGCGAGACTTGACCCAGTGTTCCAGCATGAATGTGGGCGAGGCTGCATCGCAAATCGTGCCGCAATGTGCGCCGCCATCTGATAGCGAATTCACCGTGTCATCGGCATGTTGCAACGGATGCAGGAAGTCGAGATTGCCCTCGGCATAGTTCAGAATGGGAAGGTAGATAAAGCCGGTCCCCTCTTCGCGGCACAGCATGTCATAGGCGTATTCCTGAGGATCAACGCCGGCGGCCTGAGCGCGGGCATTCACGCTTGCGGTTTCGTCCGGCTCATAATCGAAATCGGGGTCCATTTCATATTGCAGGGCCCAACCCTGTGTGATCACCATGACGACACCTATGATGTCCATGGGCGCCTCTGAGTAATCATTGGCCTCTGACAAAAGCTGTTTTTTAAATGCGGGATCGAGCAATTTGGCTTTCTGTTCCGGCCAGGGCAGGTCTTTAATGCCCTGCCAGCTTGGGCGGAATGTGAACGGGTTTACGGTTCCCTGCCACGCCATGATGATCCCGTTGCCGCGCAAGGCAATCTGAGCCACGATGTGCGCGCCATTGTCGTTTTCAGCCCGCATCGTCTCGATCTGCTCTTTCAGCGGCATTTCCTTTGCGATGGATTCAAGCGCGGCAAAGGTGACAGGAATGCCGGCCTCTCGAGACAATTTGCCCATCCATTCAAACTCGTTCCAGTCGCGCTGAAGGTCGCTAGCCATTTCGAATACCGCGTGCCCGCCTGCGTCTTTTGCGCGGCCCATTGCTTTGCCGATAGCGACAAGCTCTTCGGGTGTGGCGGTGGTTCCCGGCACCAGCTCTCCATCGACCGATTTGTGGAGCACTGTACGCGATGTAGAAAAGCCCAAAGCGCCGGCGCGCACGCCCTCTTCGACGATATCTGACATTGCGGCGATATCTTCAGGAGTGGGGACGGCACCGGGCTGTTCCCGGTCGCCCAATACATACGCTCTTACCGCGCCGTGCGGTACGTGCGTCCCGATATCGACTGTACGGGGAAGTTTCTCAAGCGAATCGAGATATTCCGGGAAAGTCTCCCAATCCCAGGTAATCCCTTCTGCCAGAGCCGTGCCAGGAATGTCTTCCACACCCTCCATGAGGCTGATCAGCCATTCGTGGCGATCCGGCTTTGCAGGGGCAAAACCAACACCGCAATTGCCCATGACAACGGTGGTTACCCCGTGCCAGCTGGAGGGGGCCATTTCCTGATCCCAGGTCGCCTGACCATCGTAATGCGTGTGAATGTCGACAAAGCCGGGCGCGACGATTTTACCGGTCGCGTCGATCTCTTCTGCGGCGTCGCCCAGAATGGTGCCGATTTGCGCAATGAGACCATCTTTGATCGCGATATCTCCGGCGAACCGTTTTGCGCCGGTGCCATCGACGATCGTTCCGCCGCGGATAATAAGGTCAAATGCTGGCATGGTCTCTCTCCCGTTATGCACAGCAGATTGTCCCAATCCTCCGGGCGTGTCCAGAGCGCTTTATCTGCGAAGAGCAGTCCGAGAGCGCGGCTGTTGGTGGATCAAGCGGAGTAGAGTGATCTGAGATCAGCGTTGCGTTTTCGAGCAGTTCGAAGACGATGGCGATCGTCATGCACTGAGGGGATTGATGAGTATTTTGAGAGGTTTGAGCGGTGTGCTCGCCTTTTCTAAGGCAGCTACAATGGAGTCTACACGGGCGCCTGCAAATGCGTCTGCAAGGGCGCAAACAGAGCTACAAATGCCCGATGTGACCAAGAAATGACCAATTTCCTGAGCCGCGACGGTTTCGGGGATACGTTGATCGGTAAACGTTGCAGCAATTGATCAAAGGTTGGGTGCTTGGAGCCAAGTTAAACCAGCGGTTCAAGCTGCCTCAGCGGTGTCTTCATCCTCATCGTCATGCTCGGCAGTGGCAAGAAATCCGCGAATAGACTTCACGCATTCCTCTTTGTGGCTAAGCAAAAATAGATGCCCGCCGCCTTTCATGACGACCAATTCATTGTTGGGGATCAGCATGGATAGGAATTTGCCATTGGCGAGGGGGACAATCGCATCTTCATCGCCCATCATGATAAGGGTCGGTTTCTGCAATAGGAATGGCAGGGCTGGCGCGCTTGTCCAGCCGAGCATACATATCAATTGATACATGTATCCGCGCGGCGAGGGCGGCTTTAACAGCGACATATGCCCTTTTTTGCCGCTGGTTTTGCCTAAACCTTCGCCATAGAGGGTCTCGAAATTCTTGATCATGTAGTCAGCGTCAACATACCGGCGCGGATTGGCCATTTTGGTAAGCGCTTTGGGACTGCCAGGCATCATCAACATACCGGCACTTGTAGCGATCAAAACCAGACGCCGAGTGCGATTGGCGTGTTGCATGGCGAAATGTTGCGCGATGCCTCCGCCCCAGCTGATGCCCATCACATCAACTTGATCAATCCCCAGTTTATCGAGCAGTTTTGAGGCAGTCCAGCTGATCGTGAAGGGGTTGTAAGGGACAACTGGATCAGGCGATTCGCCGACACCGGGCATATCGAACATGATGAAACCGCGCTCGGTCAAAGTCTGCGCCAGCGGTGCCACAGCCTCGATATTCGCGCCGATGCCATTAAAGAACAATACAGGCGGATGATCGCTCTGTTCGTCGAGCCGCCACGTAGCAATCCGTAGCGTCCGTCCGCCAATTTCTTCCATGCGGACGTCAGCGTCCTTCAATACATCAGACACTTAATTTCCGTCCTTTCTGAACGTCACGGCTGAACCGGGACGTGGGTGGGAGGCACCCTCGTTGATCCCTAACGGGGGTGCCTCCCATAAGCTTTAGTAAAATACGTCGCTAAAGCGCTTATCAGACTTCTTCAATAACATAGAGTCCGGGCGCTGGATCTGATGGTTTATGCTTGGCACTGCCGAGCTTCGCCGGGGCCGCTTTCTTCGCGCCTGAGCGTTCTTGAATCCATTCCATCCAATACGGCCACCAGCTACCGGCAACCTCTTCGGTTCCTTGCAACCATTCATCTGCGGTTGCAGGCAGTTTGCCCTTCTTTTTCTGAACAAAGTATTTGGCTTTGGGATTGCCGGGAGGGTTCAAGATAGCCTGCATATGTCCAGACTGGCTGAGCACATAGGTGACATTTTTCGCACCAAAAAGCTGGGTCGATCGATAGGTCGCTTTCCACGGAGTGATATGATCGGTCACGCCGCCCAAAATGAACATGTCTGATGTCACCTTCGACAGATCGACTTTATGATCTGCCATTTCCACTTCGCCATGTTTCGTGAAAGCCAATGTCTCGAATAACGTCAAGAAATCGCCCATAAGGCTGGCCGAAAGATTGGTGGCATCTGCATTCCAGTACAGAACATCAAAAGCCGGCGGGTCCATACCCAACAGATAATTGTTGATGACGTAGTTCCAGATCAGATCATTCGGGCGCAGCCACGCAAAGCCGCGCGCCAGATCGTCTGCCTTGATTATGCCAGCTTTTGCCGCGCGTTGGCGAGCAAGCTGGGTGCCGTTTTCGCTGACCAGAGACGCTGCCTCAATGTCAGTCTGTTTCGGGTGCAAAACGCAGACCATCAATGTCAGCGTGCCCAGAATGTCATTGCCTGTCGCCGCCAGCTTTGATGCCAGGACAGAAGCAGTCTGACCGCCCGAGCATCCGGCCGAAACATTCACCTTTTTCGAACCGGTGATGTCCGACACGATTGCCAATGCCTCTTCGCACGAAGCGATATAATCGGCCATGTCCCAATGGCCCTGATCCTTCGATGGGTTGCGCCATGAGATAACGAAAGTCTGCAATCCGTTATCGACCTGCCATTTGATGATGGATTTTTCCGGCGAGAGATCATTGATGTACATCTTGTTGATCTGCGGCGGGATTGTCATTTGCGGGATTGCATAAACTTCGTCGGTCGTCGGCGTATACTGCACAAGCTCATACATCTCTGTGCGATGCACAACCGCACCTTTGGATGTCGCAATGTTTTCGCCGATTTTAAACGGTCGTTTATCGACCTGACTGACCATGCCTTTGTTGTGGACCAGATCATTATAGGCGTTTTGAAGACCCTTGATCAAAGACAGTCCGCCTGAATTGATGATCTGCTTTTGCGCAATCGGATTGCCAACCAGCGTGTTGGTCGGGGCCAGACCGTCAAGGATAATGTTGGCGATGAAATTGGCGCGGTTGCGTTCCAGATCATCCAGCTCAAGCTCGTCCAGCCAGCTGCGCATTCCTTTTTGCACGGCCAGATAATACTGCGCACCGGCCCGGAAAAACGGGTTGAACTGCCACGCAGGATCCTGAAACCGTTTGTCTTTTGGGTGAGGGGCAAGCTCGCTTTTGCCGGTCAGGATCTTGACCATATCCTCGCTGAAAGATCGCGCATGGCGAAACGCGCGGTTGGGGTTAGACGCAGTCTCACGCAGAAGCAATGCCACAGCGCTGACAAAGTCCTCGCGAGCGACCCCAATCAGTGGGCCGAGCGCGCTCGTGGATTGAGCTGCTTCATTTTCAAGCTTGATTGTGTCGTCTGACATAGGAGCCCTCTCTTACTGCTGCCGTTGCGTTTCGGCGTTTTGTTTTTTCAGGTTTTACATGCCTGTTACCGGTATAAGTATCAAGCGGGGGGCACGGTTCCCGTTCACCGTTTTGGTTAGGGTTAACTCGTCTTAGCCATTCCTAAACCAATCTGCGCGTAATGCACCGTGGCAGATATTACACGATTTAGAGAGGCTCTTCATGGGCGGTTTTTTTTCAAAATTTGCTGGTGCGCAGCAAAAAAAGGCAGATTCCGCAGAAGGCGGCGTTGCTCCGCTTGCGCCGATTGCGTCCGATGATGCAGTTCGGCGCGCAGGCTTGTTGGATGCCTTAGAGAAATCCGAATTGGGCTGGTTCTGGGCCAGCGACGGTGCCGGGCGATTGGTTTACCTTTCCGCACCCGCAGCAGAGCGACTATCGGGAAACCCCGATGAACTGATCGGTATGAAGCTCAGCGATTTGTTCGTTGATGACGAAGGCACCGGTGAATCGTCGACACAGCGACCACTGAAGTTTCAGTTTGCGGCCCGCAATTCGCTTCGTCCGACCATTGTTAAAATCGAGCAAGGCGGAAAAACAGTCTGGTGGGAAATTTCCGGGGCGCCAAAGCAGGATACAGAAAACGAATTTAGCGGTTATCACGGTATTGCCCGCGATGTTACGTCAACCATCGCGAGTCAAAGAGACGCTGAAAAACTCTCGCGATATGACTCGCTGACCGGCCTGGCTAACCGGCATCGGATCAATCACAAACTGACCGCAACACTTAGCGCATTCAGGGTCGCAAAACGATCCTGTGCGACGATGCTGCTTGATCTTGACCGTTTCAAACAGGTCAATGATACGATGGGCCATCCTGCCGGTGATGAGTTGTTGAAGCAGGTTTCGCAAAGACTAACGCGGATTGTCGGCGATCAAGGGGAAATTGGCCGTTTGGGCGGCGATGAATTCCAGATCCTGCTCCCCGATATTGAGGACCGCGCCATTCTAGGGGACCTGTCTGACCGCATCATTCAGATGCTGTCGCAGCCCTATTCTATCAACGGTATGCGGGCGATCATCGGGTGTTCTGTCGGCGTTGCCGTGGCCCCCTTTGATGGGATCGAAAGCGAAGAGTTGATCAAGGCAGCCGACCTTGCATTGTACGCCGCTAAAGGCGGCGGGCGTGGGCAATTCCGGTTCTATTCGAGTGACCTGCGTGATCAGGCGAGCCATCGTCATCAGATTGAAGAAGATCTGAGGGATGCGCTCGTCAAAGAAGAATTGGAAATGCATTTCCAGCCGATTGTCAGCGCTGACGAACACAAGGTTGTTTGTGTCGAAGCCCTGATGCGTTGGAATCATGGTGAGCGCGGCATGATCTCGCCGGCTGACTTTATTCCAGTTGCCGAAGAGGTCGGCATTATTCGCGAATTGGGCGAATGGGCGATCAACGATGTTTGCGCACAAGTCGCCAGTTGGCCGACGGATGTCTGCGCAGCGATTAACGTTTCGGCGGTTCAATTCGCATCCGATAACTTCATTGAGATCGTGAATAGAGCGTTGAAAAATTCGGGCGTCGAGCCGTCGCGCATCGAGTTCGAGATTACCGAAAGCGTCTTTGTCGGCGATATTGATCGCGCGCTCAGGATGTTCCGCGAGCTGAAAGAAATCGGTGTGCGTCTGGCGCTGGATGATTTTGGCACTGGCTATTCTTCACTTAGCTACCTGCGCGATGCGCCTTTTGACAAAATGAAGATTGACCAGAGCTTCGTTCGTGGCTGCACCGAGGAAGGCAACAATAACGGAGCGATTGTCTCTGCGGTCGTGAGCCTGGCAAAAGCGCTCAATATGGAAACTGTGGCCGAAGGTGTAGAGACGCAAGACGAACTGGAAGCGGTGGTTACGTATGGTGCAGGGCGGATTCAGGGCGCTCTGTTTGCAAGAGCGATGCCTGGATCAGAAATACGTGAGCGGCTCGAGAATGGAGAACTGATTTTTGAACCGCGCGGACCTGAAAAATATCGGTCTGATCGCCGTACAGAATTTCGGAAAATCGGGCTGATCCATGAAGACAGCCGGTACAATGTGTTCTTGCGCAACCTGTCAAAAACAGGCGCCAAGATCGAAGGCTTGCTCGAAGTGCCAATTGGCACAGACGTTGTTCTCGATCTGGGCGGTGGTCAGCTAGCGGTTGCGAGCGTGCGCCGCTCGCAGGGTTTCAGCCAGGGTGTTGAATTTGAAACTGCGCTGGTTTCCGATGGCGCGGACGGCCTCTGTACCCGCCACAGAGTCTCACCTTATCAGATCGAAGCTGCAGGCCGCCCGCTTGGAGCGCTTAACGATTCTGCGGTTGCAGCGCTGACAGGGGCGCTGAACATGAGCAAAAAAGCCTTTGTAGAAGTCGACATCAGCGCACAGCCAGACGGAAAAAAATAGCACAATAGCCGGTTTTGCCAACGCG
This genomic interval carries:
- a CDS encoding putative bifunctional diguanylate cyclase/phosphodiesterase, producing MGGFFSKFAGAQQKKADSAEGGVAPLAPIASDDAVRRAGLLDALEKSELGWFWASDGAGRLVYLSAPAAERLSGNPDELIGMKLSDLFVDDEGTGESSTQRPLKFQFAARNSLRPTIVKIEQGGKTVWWEISGAPKQDTENEFSGYHGIARDVTSTIASQRDAEKLSRYDSLTGLANRHRINHKLTATLSAFRVAKRSCATMLLDLDRFKQVNDTMGHPAGDELLKQVSQRLTRIVGDQGEIGRLGGDEFQILLPDIEDRAILGDLSDRIIQMLSQPYSINGMRAIIGCSVGVAVAPFDGIESEELIKAADLALYAAKGGGRGQFRFYSSDLRDQASHRHQIEEDLRDALVKEELEMHFQPIVSADEHKVVCVEALMRWNHGERGMISPADFIPVAEEVGIIRELGEWAINDVCAQVASWPTDVCAAINVSAVQFASDNFIEIVNRALKNSGVEPSRIEFEITESVFVGDIDRALRMFRELKEIGVRLALDDFGTGYSSLSYLRDAPFDKMKIDQSFVRGCTEEGNNNGAIVSAVVSLAKALNMETVAEGVETQDELEAVVTYGAGRIQGALFARAMPGSEIRERLENGELIFEPRGPEKYRSDRRTEFRKIGLIHEDSRYNVFLRNLSKTGAKIEGLLEVPIGTDVVLDLGGGQLAVASVRRSQGFSQGVEFETALVSDGADGLCTRHRVSPYQIEAAGRPLGALNDSAVAALTGALNMSKKAFVEVDISAQPDGKK